The genomic stretch TTTGATGTTGTGATGTCTGATGAGCTTTTTATGTTGGCATTGTTTTATAGAATTATTTTAAATTCTTTTGGTTGTTTTATTGCAGCAAAGCTTGCTCCGTACTTTCCGATGAAACACGCTTTTGCCCTCGGAATATTTGGTATGATCATGGCAGGCGTAGGCGCGTACATGATGTGGGATAAGGGGCCGGCGTGGTATTCGATCGCCAATATCGTGATTGCACTTCCCTGTGCGTGGATCGGTGGAAAACTGTACGAAAAACAAAGCAAGAAATCATCTGGTGACAGATAAAATATTTTTTGATTTAGTAGCCACGTTCATATGAAAAATACATCCAAGGAGATACAATGGAAAAATTAAAACAATTTACACGCAATTCAGATTTGGGATTATTGATTTTTAGATTATTTGTGGGTCTGGCAATGGCATTGACTCATGGTTTGGGAAAGCTTCCACCACCTGAAAGATTGGTTGAGGGATTAACATCTATGGGGCTTCCAATGCCAGGAATTATGTCATGGGTAGTGGCGCTTGCAGAATTCGGCGGCGGACTCTTAATCGCAGTTGGATTGTGTACAAGATTTGCGGCAGCAATTTTGGGTTTTACAATGTTGGTGGCGGGATTTGTAGTTCATGCAGCTGATCCGTTTGGTGTAAAAGAATTAGCGTTCTTTTATTTAGCAGCTTGTGTACTTTTGATCTTCACGGGCGCCGGCAAATATTCTTTGGACAGCAAAGTTTGCAAGAAGTAATTTTTTAAAATCCTTCGGCAGAAACTATTTTCTTACGAAATTAGTTTCTGCTAAGTATGGATAGTCTGTATAACCCTTACTTCCCTCAGAATAAAATGTTTCAGGAATTGGTGTGTTGAGTGGAGCTCTCTCGGCGATGCGTTCAACCAAGTCAGGATTTGCGATATATAGT from Bdellovibrionota bacterium encodes the following:
- a CDS encoding DoxX family protein produces the protein MEKLKQFTRNSDLGLLIFRLFVGLAMALTHGLGKLPPPERLVEGLTSMGLPMPGIMSWVVALAEFGGGLLIAVGLCTRFAAAILGFTMLVAGFVVHAADPFGVKELAFFYLAACVLLIFTGAGKYSLDSKVCKK